In Leucobacter insecticola, one DNA window encodes the following:
- a CDS encoding lysophospholipid acyltransferase family protein, which yields MTETVKLRSLRSAEKRRPSLFWVLATLILPLWSLMARYRFTPASKLPQSGPFIIAPNHFSELDPIAMGAAVWHLGRAPRFMAKASLFKVPVLGALMRSTGQIPVERTGAIPSRDGKNPMGAAAQLIEQEAAVVVYPEGTLTRDPGLWPMRGKSGAVRLALESGVPLIPAAHWGTEKLMPRYAKRIRPFPRKTIEVAIGEPLDLSKFKDRTLDQQTINEATSLLMDAITALLAELRGEEPPAERWDPSKHQQSETGRF from the coding sequence ATGACTGAAACGGTGAAGCTGCGGAGCCTCCGCTCAGCAGAGAAACGGCGGCCCAGCCTCTTCTGGGTGCTGGCGACCCTGATCCTGCCTCTGTGGTCGCTGATGGCGCGCTATCGCTTCACACCCGCATCGAAGCTGCCGCAGTCAGGGCCGTTTATCATCGCGCCGAATCACTTCAGCGAGCTTGACCCTATCGCCATGGGCGCCGCCGTGTGGCATCTCGGCCGGGCACCGCGCTTCATGGCAAAGGCCAGCCTGTTTAAAGTGCCAGTCTTGGGGGCGCTCATGCGTTCCACCGGGCAGATTCCGGTCGAGCGCACGGGCGCGATCCCGAGTCGCGATGGCAAGAACCCGATGGGCGCCGCCGCTCAGCTCATCGAGCAAGAGGCAGCTGTTGTTGTCTACCCTGAGGGCACGCTGACGCGGGATCCTGGCCTCTGGCCCATGCGGGGTAAGAGCGGTGCAGTGCGACTCGCACTGGAATCCGGCGTGCCGCTGATCCCGGCCGCTCACTGGGGTACCGAGAAGCTGATGCCGCGCTACGCGAAGCGGATCCGCCCCTTCCCACGTAAGACCATCGAGGTTGCGATCGGTGAGCCGCTCGACCTCAGCAAGTTCAAGGATCGCACGCTCGATCAGCAGACGATCAACGAGGCGACGAGTCTGCTGATGGACGCGATTACGGCGCTGCTTGCTGAGCTGCGCGGCGAAGAGCCCCCGGCCGAGCGCTGGGATCCGAGTAAACACCAACAGAGTGAAACGGGCCGCTTTTGA
- a CDS encoding D-alanine--D-alanine ligase family protein: MNSIATVKRTVVLLFGGRSSEHGISCVTAAGVLRAIDRELFDVIPVGITKHGATVLMQEEDLSGYELEAGALPEVLDNGTRVLWPASTQTRSLTLIDQSGALRTLGHIDAVLPMMHGPYGEDGTIQGMLDLIDLPYVGSGVLGSALCMDKHAVKTILADAGIAVAPWRTVTKQQLERDPYLAEHLDEGLNYPLFVKPARAGSSVGVSRVTEASEIPAALEVAFAEDRTVLIESGVTGREVEIAVLEGRGDAAPRTSSVIGEIVMSGREFYDFEAKYLGASGVDLALPAKVTPEEFTAIRDAAVLAFEVAQCAGLSRIDFFLTADGPVLNEINTLPGFTPISMYPRLWQESGLGYTELITELIELAIERPASY; encoded by the coding sequence GTGAACTCCATTGCCACTGTGAAGCGTACTGTCGTCCTGCTTTTTGGCGGCCGCTCAAGTGAACACGGCATTAGCTGTGTGACGGCCGCTGGCGTGTTGCGGGCGATTGATCGAGAGCTGTTCGACGTGATCCCGGTCGGAATCACGAAGCACGGCGCGACGGTGCTGATGCAGGAGGAAGACCTTTCCGGTTATGAGCTCGAGGCCGGGGCTCTCCCCGAGGTGCTGGACAACGGCACGCGGGTGCTGTGGCCAGCGTCGACGCAGACGCGCTCGTTGACGCTTATTGACCAGTCGGGGGCGCTCCGCACACTCGGGCACATCGACGCTGTGCTGCCGATGATGCACGGACCCTACGGTGAAGACGGCACGATCCAAGGGATGCTTGACCTTATCGACCTGCCCTATGTGGGCAGCGGGGTGTTGGGATCCGCGCTGTGCATGGACAAGCACGCGGTGAAGACGATCCTCGCGGATGCTGGAATAGCGGTGGCACCGTGGCGAACGGTGACGAAACAGCAACTCGAACGGGATCCCTATCTCGCTGAGCACCTTGACGAGGGGCTGAACTACCCGCTGTTTGTGAAGCCCGCGCGGGCCGGATCGAGCGTGGGGGTGAGCCGTGTGACAGAGGCTTCAGAGATCCCGGCGGCGCTTGAAGTGGCGTTCGCTGAGGATCGCACGGTGCTGATCGAGTCGGGCGTGACTGGCCGTGAGGTTGAGATTGCCGTGCTCGAGGGTCGCGGTGACGCTGCGCCTCGCACGAGCAGCGTGATTGGCGAGATCGTGATGAGTGGGCGCGAGTTTTACGATTTTGAGGCGAAGTACCTGGGGGCCTCCGGCGTTGATCTTGCGCTGCCGGCGAAGGTCACCCCGGAAGAGTTCACCGCGATCCGCGATGCTGCCGTGCTTGCCTTTGAAGTTGCGCAGTGCGCGGGGCTGTCGCGCATCGACTTCTTCCTGACGGCGGACGGTCCTGTGCTGAACGAGATCAACACCCTTCCGGGGTTCACGCCGATCTCGATGTACCCGCGGCTGTGGCAGGAGTCTGGCCTAGGGTACACCGAGCTGATTACCGAGCTCATCGAGCTTGCGATCGAGAGACCTGCCTCCTACTAG
- a CDS encoding NAD(P)H-dependent glycerol-3-phosphate dehydrogenase, giving the protein MIGSGSWGTTFAKVLSDAGCDVTVWARRPEVAQEIQVAKRNSQYLPGINLPKNLKATDSLEIALKGAQLVFLAVPSQTLRQNLLELEPFLEHRSVLVSLVKGVEQTTTMRMSEVIADTLDIGPERIGVVSGPNIALEIAKEQPTGAVASCVDMQVAQLIATACSAPYFRSYFNTDVVGTELGGVLKNLIALAIGIVDGVGYGENTKAAIITRGLAEMTEFAVASGADPVTLSGLAGLGDLIATCQSPLSRNNTAGRLIGQGYTQEETREQMQQTAEGITSVPPVLELARERGIVMPIVEQVHMVLSGTMAPQQLGPHLATEDDVPRPELRLGGERPSRWKRFLARMKGSTE; this is encoded by the coding sequence GTGATTGGTTCGGGCAGTTGGGGCACCACTTTTGCCAAGGTGCTCAGCGATGCTGGCTGCGATGTGACCGTGTGGGCGCGTCGCCCCGAGGTCGCGCAAGAAATACAGGTCGCAAAGCGGAACAGCCAGTATTTGCCCGGCATCAACCTCCCTAAGAACCTGAAAGCGACGGACTCTCTCGAGATCGCGCTGAAGGGCGCGCAGCTCGTTTTTCTCGCGGTGCCGAGCCAAACGTTGCGCCAGAACCTCCTCGAACTTGAGCCATTCCTAGAGCATCGGAGCGTGCTCGTCAGCCTGGTCAAGGGAGTCGAGCAGACCACCACCATGCGCATGTCGGAGGTGATCGCCGACACCTTGGACATCGGGCCGGAACGGATTGGCGTCGTGTCCGGGCCAAACATCGCACTCGAGATCGCGAAGGAGCAGCCCACGGGCGCCGTGGCGTCGTGCGTGGACATGCAGGTCGCGCAACTTATTGCGACCGCCTGCTCCGCACCTTACTTCCGCAGCTACTTCAACACCGATGTGGTGGGGACGGAGCTCGGCGGCGTGCTGAAAAACCTCATCGCACTTGCCATTGGCATCGTCGACGGCGTTGGCTACGGCGAGAACACGAAGGCCGCGATCATCACGCGCGGGCTCGCGGAGATGACCGAGTTTGCCGTTGCATCCGGCGCGGATCCCGTCACCCTTTCGGGGCTCGCCGGACTCGGCGACCTGATCGCCACCTGCCAGTCGCCGCTATCGCGCAACAACACCGCCGGGCGCCTCATTGGCCAGGGCTACACCCAGGAAGAGACCCGAGAGCAAATGCAGCAGACCGCTGAGGGCATCACCTCGGTCCCGCCGGTGCTCGAGCTTGCCCGCGAACGCGGCATTGTGATGCCGATCGTCGAGCAGGTGCACATGGTCCTGAGTGGCACCATGGCCCCGCAGCAGCTCGGTCCGCACCTCGCGACCGAGGATGACGTGCCTCGCCCAGAGCTTCGTCTTGGCGGAGAACGGCCCAGCCGTTGGAAGCGTTTTCTTGCGCGCATGAAGGGAAGCACAGAGTGA
- a CDS encoding endonuclease domain-containing protein produces the protein MAECQSREDALVIWESALNRQLIRYDQLNTLPLNGAARKLLQECTPFSDSGLESLVQSRLRWLPTSVVQQVHVAGHRVDILIGARLILQIDGASHTGEQRNSDIDHDAELIQMNYTVIRVSYAQVMYHWEEVQDKVLGAFARGKHLA, from the coding sequence GTGGCCGAGTGTCAGTCGAGAGAGGATGCACTCGTTATCTGGGAATCCGCGCTCAATAGGCAGCTCATTCGCTACGATCAGCTCAACACCCTCCCGCTGAACGGTGCGGCGAGAAAGCTGCTTCAAGAGTGCACACCCTTCTCGGATTCGGGACTTGAGTCCCTGGTTCAGTCCCGGCTTCGGTGGTTGCCGACCTCAGTGGTACAGCAGGTGCACGTGGCCGGGCACCGTGTGGATATTTTGATCGGTGCCCGCCTGATCCTGCAGATTGATGGTGCTTCACACACGGGGGAGCAGCGCAACTCTGATATCGACCACGATGCGGAACTGATTCAGATGAATTACACCGTCATTAGGGTGTCATATGCGCAGGTGATGTATCACTGGGAGGAGGTGCAAGACAAAGTGCTGGGGGCATTCGCGCGAGGGAAGCATCTTGCTTAA